The following coding sequences lie in one Girardinichthys multiradiatus isolate DD_20200921_A chromosome 13, DD_fGirMul_XY1, whole genome shotgun sequence genomic window:
- the rps18 gene encoding 40S ribosomal protein S18: MSLVIPEKFQHILRVLNTNIDGRRKIAFAITAIKGVGRRYAHVVLRKADIDLSKRAGELTEEEVERVVTIMQNPRQYKIPDWFLNRQKDVKDGKYSQVLANGLDNKLREDLERLKKIRAHRGLRHFWGLRVRGQHTKTTGRRGRTVGVSKKK; the protein is encoded by the exons ATG TCTCTGGTGATCCCTGAGAAGTTCCAGCACATTCTTCGTGTCCTGAACACGAACATCGATGGTAGGAGGAAGATTGCCTTCGCCATCACCGCCATCAAG GGTGTAGGCAGACGCTACGCTCATGTCGTCCTAAGGAAAGCTGACATTGACCTCAGCAAGAGGGCTGGAGAGCTCACTGAGGAGGAG GTTGAGCGGGTAGTGACTATCATGCAGAACCCTCGCCAGTACAAAATCCCAGACTGGTTCCTTAACAGGCAAAAGGATGTCAAGGATGGCAAATACAGCCAA GTCCTTGCCAACGGTCTGGACAACAAGTTGAGAGAAGATTTGGAGAGACTGAAGAAGATCAGGGCTCATCGTGGTCTCAGACACTTCTGGGG TCTCCGTGTGCGTGGTCAGCACACAAAGACCACCGGCCGCCGTGGTCGCACTGTTGGTGTGTCCAAGAAGAAGTAA
- the LOC124879744 gene encoding E3 ubiquitin-protein ligase RING2-A-like isoform X1, translating to MAAPVNVQTPSKTWELSLYELHRSPQEAIVDGTEVAVSPRSLHSELMCPICLDMLKNTMTTKECLHRFCSDCIVTALRSGNKECPTCRKKLVSRRSLRRDSNFDALISKIYPSRDEYEAHQRTVLERLNRLHNKEALSSSIEEGLRQQARYRSERNHRVKKPTQESDNTTFSGGEDNGDSRSHLSHDSAPSNTLHPRDQTPPEAGPSQKRLRASDDGSGPEADSGSPTPPLRRHKEGPGSEIELVFRPHPQLVDANDYNQTRYVKTTANATVDHLSKYLALRIALEQRRTDGQTENKGKEDGVGERGAEGEGETGGVSRSGEGSNLTNISEKQYTIYIMTRGGQFSTLNGSLTLELVNEKYWKVRKPLELYYAPTKDQQQPQAAQQQQKSPLPQDG from the exons ATGGCAGCTCCTGTAAATGTCCAGACTCCAAGCAAGACCTGGGAGCTGAGTCTTTATGAGCTGCACAGGAGCCCTCAG GAGGCCATCGTTGATGGGACTGAGGTGGCTGTGTCTCCTCGCTCGCTGCACAGTGAGCTGATGTGTCCCATCTGTCTGGACATGCTGAAGAACACAATGACCACCAAAGAGTGTCTGCATCGCTTTTGTTCCGACTGTATTGTCACCGCACTGCGATCTGG GAACAAGGAGTGCCCAACCTGTAGGAAGAAACTGGTTTCCAGACGTTCACTGCGCAGAGACTCAAACTTTGACGCGCTCATCTCAAAGATCTACCCTAGTCGTGACGAGTATGAGGCCCATCAGCGGACCGTCCTCGAAAGGCTCAACAGGCTGCACAACAAGGAAGCGCTGAGCTCCAGCATTGAGGAGGGTCTCCGCCAACAGGCCCGCTACAGGTCCGAGAG GAATCACAGAGTAAAGAAGCCTACTCAAGAGAGCGACAACACCACCTTCAGCGGTGGGGAGGATAATGGTGACTCCCGCTCACACCTGTCCCATGACTCTGCCCCCTCAAACACTCTCCATCCCAGGGACCAAACTCCCCCAGAAGCTGGACCGAGCCAGAAGCGGCTGCGAGCCTCTGATGATGGCTCGGGCCCTGAGGCGGACAGCGGGAGCCCGACTCCTCCCCTGAGACGCCACAAGGAGGGACCGGGCTCAGAGATTGAATTGGTGTTCAGACCCCACCCTCAGCTGGTCGATGCAAACGATTACAACCAGACCAG ATATGTGAAGACAACAGCTAATGCCACTGTAGACCATCTGTCAAAGTACCTCGCGCTGCGCATCGCACTTGAGCAAAGACGGACTGATGGACAAACAGAGAACAAAGGGAAGGAGGACGGAGTAGGAGAGAGAGGAGCAGAGGGAGAAGGTGAAACTGGAGGAGTGTCAAGGAGTGGAGAAGGTTCAAATCTGACTAACATCAGTGAGAAACAATACACCATCTACATAATGACAAGGGGAGGACAGTTTTCA ACTCTCAACGGATCTCTGACTCTGGAGTTGGTCAACGAGAAATACTGGAAGGTCCGAAAGCCGCTGGAGCTCTATTACGCTCCCACAAAGGACCAGCAGCAGCCGCAAGCagcgcagcagcagcagaaatcACCTCTACCACAGGATGGATGA
- the LOC124879744 gene encoding E3 ubiquitin-protein ligase RING2-A-like isoform X2 translates to MAAPVNVQTPSKTWELSLYELHRSPQEAIVDGTEVAVSPRSLHSELMCPICLDMLKNTMTTKECLHRFCSDCIVTALRSGNKECPTCRKKLVSRRSLRRDSNFDALISKIYPSRDEYEAHQRTVLERLNRLHNKEALSSSIEEGLRQQARYRNHRVKKPTQESDNTTFSGGEDNGDSRSHLSHDSAPSNTLHPRDQTPPEAGPSQKRLRASDDGSGPEADSGSPTPPLRRHKEGPGSEIELVFRPHPQLVDANDYNQTRYVKTTANATVDHLSKYLALRIALEQRRTDGQTENKGKEDGVGERGAEGEGETGGVSRSGEGSNLTNISEKQYTIYIMTRGGQFSTLNGSLTLELVNEKYWKVRKPLELYYAPTKDQQQPQAAQQQQKSPLPQDG, encoded by the exons ATGGCAGCTCCTGTAAATGTCCAGACTCCAAGCAAGACCTGGGAGCTGAGTCTTTATGAGCTGCACAGGAGCCCTCAG GAGGCCATCGTTGATGGGACTGAGGTGGCTGTGTCTCCTCGCTCGCTGCACAGTGAGCTGATGTGTCCCATCTGTCTGGACATGCTGAAGAACACAATGACCACCAAAGAGTGTCTGCATCGCTTTTGTTCCGACTGTATTGTCACCGCACTGCGATCTGG GAACAAGGAGTGCCCAACCTGTAGGAAGAAACTGGTTTCCAGACGTTCACTGCGCAGAGACTCAAACTTTGACGCGCTCATCTCAAAGATCTACCCTAGTCGTGACGAGTATGAGGCCCATCAGCGGACCGTCCTCGAAAGGCTCAACAGGCTGCACAACAAGGAAGCGCTGAGCTCCAGCATTGAGGAGGGTCTCCGCCAACAGGCCCGCTACAG GAATCACAGAGTAAAGAAGCCTACTCAAGAGAGCGACAACACCACCTTCAGCGGTGGGGAGGATAATGGTGACTCCCGCTCACACCTGTCCCATGACTCTGCCCCCTCAAACACTCTCCATCCCAGGGACCAAACTCCCCCAGAAGCTGGACCGAGCCAGAAGCGGCTGCGAGCCTCTGATGATGGCTCGGGCCCTGAGGCGGACAGCGGGAGCCCGACTCCTCCCCTGAGACGCCACAAGGAGGGACCGGGCTCAGAGATTGAATTGGTGTTCAGACCCCACCCTCAGCTGGTCGATGCAAACGATTACAACCAGACCAG ATATGTGAAGACAACAGCTAATGCCACTGTAGACCATCTGTCAAAGTACCTCGCGCTGCGCATCGCACTTGAGCAAAGACGGACTGATGGACAAACAGAGAACAAAGGGAAGGAGGACGGAGTAGGAGAGAGAGGAGCAGAGGGAGAAGGTGAAACTGGAGGAGTGTCAAGGAGTGGAGAAGGTTCAAATCTGACTAACATCAGTGAGAAACAATACACCATCTACATAATGACAAGGGGAGGACAGTTTTCA ACTCTCAACGGATCTCTGACTCTGGAGTTGGTCAACGAGAAATACTGGAAGGTCCGAAAGCCGCTGGAGCTCTATTACGCTCCCACAAAGGACCAGCAGCAGCCGCAAGCagcgcagcagcagcagaaatcACCTCTACCACAGGATGGATGA